Below is a window of Ilyobacter polytropus DSM 2926 DNA.
ATCACTTAATATCCTCCGAGTCTTGAAGTATTGTATTTATATAGAAAAATTGAGGGAGATCTTCTAAAAATCTCCCTCAATAAAAAACAGTATCTATAAATTTATCTTACTAACCATCCGCCGTCCACACAAAGAATATGACCATTCATATAGTTAGACGCCTTTGCTGACAGAAATACTGCTGCTCCACCAAGATCTGAAGGCTCTCCCCATCTAGAGGCAGGAATTCTTTCCAAAATTTCAGCATTTCTCTTTTCATCAGCTCTTATAGGGGCAGTGTTAGCTGTTGCTATATAACCAGGTGCAATTGCATTAATTTGTATATTCATTCCGGCCAATTCATTAGCAAATGCCTTAGTAAGACCTGCTACTCCGTGCTTTGACGCAGTGTAAGAGGGTACGAATTTCCCACCTTGGAATGAAAGCATCGATGCAATGTTTATTATCTTCCCACCTCCTTGCTTAACCATATGGTTAGCTGCATTCTTGGAAATATAATATATTGCATTCAGATTGAGGTCTATTACATTTTTCCACCCTTGGTTGTCTCCATCTAAAAGAGGTGCTCTATGAATAGTTCCAGCATTATTTACCAATATATCTACCTTCCCGTAGGCTTCTACACAAAGGTCTGCTGCAGTTGAAGCGTCCTCTTCCTTCATTAGATTTCCATTACCAAATTTAATTTGTCTTCCCATATCTGTAATAACTTTAGTAAGCTCTTCTTTATTTTCATCTGTATAGGCATAAATAAAAAGGTCTGCCCCGGCCTTAGCAAGTTCAGTGGCTATAGCCATTCCAATTCCTGTATTTCCTCCGGTAATCATTGCGACTTTTCCATCTAATCCAAAATAGTCTTGTAAGTAATTCATTCTTATTTCCCTCCCAATATTTTTTAACTAAAAAACTTTTTTAAGTATTAATTGTTTCTTTTAAATGCATTATCTGAGATTGTCCATATCAACATGATCCATATCTGTAAATGTCTGATTCTCTCCAACCATTCCCCAGATAAATGTATACCTTCCCGTACCTACACCCGAGTGAATAGACCAGGATGGAGAAAGTGCAGCCTCTTCATTTTTCATTATTATATGTCTTGTTTCTGTAGGTTCTCCCATCATATGAAAAACTCTTGTCTCCTCTTCCATATCAAAATATACGTAAACTTCCATTCTTCTGTCATGTGTATGTGCTGGCATTGTGTTCCATACAGATCCTTCCTCAAGCATAGTCATCCCCATTACTAGCTGGCAAGACTCACAAACAGCAGGATGAACATATTGATAAATTGTTCTCACATTTAGAGATTTTGCCTCTCCCAGCTTTACAGAATTCGCTTTATTGATATCAATCTTTACAGTAGGATAAGATCTGTGAGCCGGACCTGAGTTCAGATAAAACTTTGCCGGATTTTTAGAATCTATTGATCTAAAAGAGACTTCTTTTACACCCATTCCGACATATAAACCATCCCTTGAACCAAGCTCATGAACTTCACCATCGAGAATTACAGTTCCTGCTCCTCCTATATTGATGATCCCGAGTTCTCTTCTCTCTAGGAAATATTCAGCTCCAATTTCTTTTCCTGCTTCTAGTTTTAATTCACTTTTAACAGGACAAGCTGATCCTGCAATAATTCTATCATAATGAGAGTATACCAATTTAAGATCATCTGATTTGAATAACCCTTGAATTAAAAATTCCTCTCTCAACCTTTCTGTATCGTATTTTTTAGCATCTTTATTACTTGAAGCGTATCTTATTTCCATCAAACAATCTTCTCCTTTTATTTAAATTATTTTATTAGTCCAAACATCTTAGGTAATGCGATAGATAAAGCTGGGAAGAAAGTCACCAGCAATAATATTAGTGTTGTAACTACATAAAATGGAAGCAATCTTTTAAATACCCGTTCTATACTTATTCCTCCTACCTTACAACCAGTAAACAGAATCGGACCTACCGGTGGAGTGATAGTACCTATACAAAGGTTAAATACAATCATGATTCCAAATTGAATGGGATTCATCCCAAAGTTTTCTGCAATAGGAAGAAAAATTGGTGTAAATATTAGAACTGCAGGAGTCGGGTCCATAAAAGTTCCTATTATAAGCATAAGTAAATTCATGATCAACAATATGATTATACGGTTATCTGTTATTCCTAATAATAATATAGATATCTTTTGAGGAATATTTGTAAAAGCCATCACCCATGACATCATGGAAGAAACTCCGATCATAAATATTACAATTGATGTCATCTCTGCTGAACACATTAATATTTTTGGCAGATCTTTTAATTTTATCTCTTTGTAAATCAAAGAGAGCATTAAGCAATAAACTACCGCAATGGCTGATCCTTCTGTAGCTGTAAATACACCTTTTAGTATCCCACCTATAACAATTACAATTAGAAGTAAACTAGGAATAGCATCTAAAATAGTTCTAATATTTTGTGCTAAAGTTGTTTTTTCTGTGGATATATAATTTTCTTTTTTTGCCATAATAGCTGCGATTACCATTACCCCAAGTCCCCATAATATTCCTGGAATATATCCAGCTATGAACAGAGCTGATATAGATACGCTACCTGCAACTGTTGAATAAACAATAAGTGTATTACTCGGAGGAATAAGCATTCCAGTAGGAGCTGAAGCAATATTTACTGCAGAACTGAACTCTGGTTTATACCCTTCTGCTTCTTGAAGGGGTGCAATAGTCCCTCCTACCGCTGCCGCTGCCGCAACGCCAGAACCGCTGATTGCTCCAAAAAGCATATTTGCAACTATATTGGATTGTGCCAAAGAACCAGGGAGCCTTCTTCCTATCAGCTTAGAGCAATTTATCAGACGAATTGCTATTCCACCTCTGTTCATGATGTTTCCTGCAAGGATGAAAAAAGGAATTGCCAAAAGTGAAAAAGAGTTGGTTCCTATAAAGAGCCTTTGTGCTGACGTAACCATCGCCCCGTCAAGAGGTAGAACCATTAGCATTGAAAGTGCTGAGGAAAAACCGATACTTATACTGATAGGCACACCAATTAATAAGAGTATTGGTAATGAAGTAAACATAATCATTCCTGTTTGAACTGCTAAGTCCATAATTTATCTTCTCCTAACTTTGACTTTTTATATTTAATGAAATATAGTTCTCTTATATTACAAAGAGCATAAAATATTATAAATATTCCACTGATAGGAATTGCAGAATATACTACTCCTATTGGAATTTGTAGTGATGCATCTAACTGCCCCATCTGTTTCATGGTGGAAAGCTGTCCACCATAAACCATTATGCCTAAAGTAAAAATAGTTATTAATATTTCCTGGATAATGTCTGCCATTATTTCAAATTTGAAAGGCAGTTTTTCTTTGACAAATACAATTTTCATGTGATCTCTTTGTCCGAAGACATAGGCAGCTCCGTATAAAACCAGCCAAACAAAGAGATATTGAGATAATTGCTCTGTCATAGCACTGGGTTTATTAAAAATATATCTTGTGAAAACTTGCCAGCTAACTAAGACAGTCATTAGAACCATTAAACTGATACAAAAGAGTTGTATCAGTTTATCTAAAATCAATTTTATTTTATTCATATCTTACTCCTGACTTATTTATTAATAAAGATAAAGGTTAAACGATTAATTCAACTTGTGCATGTGTATTTATCTTCTCCAGATAATTAGAAAATAAAATTTTGCACAAGTTGAAAAGTCAATGATTACTTACTTAAATCTCTTATAGCATCATAAAGTATTTTAGAATTCTCTGAAGAATCTATAACGCTTTGCTGAAGTGGCTTTACTCTTTCTTGGAAAGGCTTTATTGATACATCAACAAAAGTTGCTCCATTTTCTTTAGCTATTTTTTTGGCTGCTTCTACATTCTCATTCCATGCAATAAACTCTTTATTTATAGTTTCTTTTATCAGATTCTTAAGAATTACCTTATTTTCATCTGACATTTCATCGTACGTGCTGTTGTTCATAATAATCAAATCAGGAACCATCAGGTGATTTGTATAAGAGAAGTAAGGAGCTATTTCATAATGCTTTAGGTCTACGTAAGTTACTTCGTTATTTTCTCCACCTTCAAGAACACCTTGCTGTACAGCTGTATAAACTTCACTTTGAGCCA
It encodes the following:
- the kduI gene encoding 5-dehydro-4-deoxy-D-glucuronate isomerase — its product is MEIRYASSNKDAKKYDTERLREEFLIQGLFKSDDLKLVYSHYDRIIAGSACPVKSELKLEAGKEIGAEYFLERRELGIINIGGAGTVILDGEVHELGSRDGLYVGMGVKEVSFRSIDSKNPAKFYLNSGPAHRSYPTVKIDINKANSVKLGEAKSLNVRTIYQYVHPAVCESCQLVMGMTMLEEGSVWNTMPAHTHDRRMEVYVYFDMEEETRVFHMMGEPTETRHIIMKNEEAALSPSWSIHSGVGTGRYTFIWGMVGENQTFTDMDHVDMDNLR
- the kduD gene encoding 2-dehydro-3-deoxy-D-gluconate 5-dehydrogenase KduD — protein: MNYLQDYFGLDGKVAMITGGNTGIGMAIATELAKAGADLFIYAYTDENKEELTKVITDMGRQIKFGNGNLMKEEDASTAADLCVEAYGKVDILVNNAGTIHRAPLLDGDNQGWKNVIDLNLNAIYYISKNAANHMVKQGGGKIINIASMLSFQGGKFVPSYTASKHGVAGLTKAFANELAGMNIQINAIAPGYIATANTAPIRADEKRNAEILERIPASRWGEPSDLGGAAVFLSAKASNYMNGHILCVDGGWLVR
- a CDS encoding TRAP transporter large permease, with the protein product MDLAVQTGMIMFTSLPILLLIGVPISISIGFSSALSMLMVLPLDGAMVTSAQRLFIGTNSFSLLAIPFFILAGNIMNRGGIAIRLINCSKLIGRRLPGSLAQSNIVANMLFGAISGSGVAAAAAVGGTIAPLQEAEGYKPEFSSAVNIASAPTGMLIPPSNTLIVYSTVAGSVSISALFIAGYIPGILWGLGVMVIAAIMAKKENYISTEKTTLAQNIRTILDAIPSLLLIVIVIGGILKGVFTATEGSAIAVVYCLMLSLIYKEIKLKDLPKILMCSAEMTSIVIFMIGVSSMMSWVMAFTNIPQKISILLLGITDNRIIILLIMNLLMLIIGTFMDPTPAVLIFTPIFLPIAENFGMNPIQFGIMIVFNLCIGTITPPVGPILFTGCKVGGISIERVFKRLLPFYVVTTLILLLVTFFPALSIALPKMFGLIK
- a CDS encoding TRAP transporter small permease; translation: MNKIKLILDKLIQLFCISLMVLMTVLVSWQVFTRYIFNKPSAMTEQLSQYLFVWLVLYGAAYVFGQRDHMKIVFVKEKLPFKFEIMADIIQEILITIFTLGIMVYGGQLSTMKQMGQLDASLQIPIGVVYSAIPISGIFIIFYALCNIRELYFIKYKKSKLGEDKLWT